From the uncultured Methanomethylovorans sp. genome, the window AATGCAAGCAGTTTCTTCTTATTCCGAAGCTTGATTTGTGATAGATTTCCAGTAACAATGATTACAAGAAGTATAAGTAAAACGCCAAAAAACAGCCTGTAGAATATCATTGAAGGGATAGACATTCCATGTATGTGGGCCAGGAATATTCCGGTGGTTCCGTATAGCACACAGCCAAGAAGTATGGCTAGATGTCCTTTCTTTCCTTCTAACATAGAACAGAGAAGCTGAAGGTTCATTAAAAAGATTGCGTGACTCAGATAGCTTAGAAAAGGATTTCCAGTACACTGGATAAATCTTCTTTATAGCAATTACCTAAGAAGAAGGGCAAAATATCACACATTCAAATGTAAAATGAGAATCTTTAAATCACGTTTTTGAGTTTATGATGCTTGTTATTGGTATAGCAAGTAAAACTTTTCTTGCAACTAGTACATCTGGATGCAGATTTGTATGTTGCTCCAAAATTAGTCGGACTTCCTAGTTTCAGCGAAACACAAATGATCTGCTGTCCTAAAGGCACAGTTGCGAAAGTTTGAGTTCCACAATCTGGGCATATTACACTTTCACTTGACATATCTATCTCCCTCTATTTCTCTTCACAAATTCCTTTAAGCAATACTCTATATATAAGAAAAAACCATCCAAAAAAATTATCGGGCAGAAATATGTTAATAAATCTGCCTTTTGTAAAATTATAGAATTAGGAATCTGTTAGCTACAGATCTAATATCTAGCTGGTCTATGCTTCTGGTAGCATTCTCTGCAGTATACTGGCCTGTCACCGGATGGCACGAAAGGTACTTCAGTTTCCTGCTTACAGTCTGAGCAAGTTGCTTTATGCATTTCTCTTGGACCACTTGGTCTGAAGCCACCGCTTCCACCACTTCTACCGCTTCCGCCTCTACTATCGAATCTCATATTTAATTTCCTTTGTTTAGGTAGTTCGCCTCAGCAAAAGCTGAGATCGAGAATTTTCGCATGACAGGTTCGATCTGATTTAGATCAGATCTCCACTTTTTGATACGACCAACTCTTTGTTGTTAAATCAATTAACTAAAAGAAGAACACAAGAATGAGATAATCCTTTTATTAAATCGACAAACATTCGAACTCTACTTATATAAACACTCATATGTTATATAAACATGTTGCTATCAATATATTGCTCGCTCCTAAATATATATTTCCATGTGATGTCTACATAAAATAAAGAGAGCAGACATTTTCTATTTCAATTCATTCCTAAGTTATTCCTATTTACATAAGTTCTATCCATGTAGCAGGGCAATTTTATGAACGAACATGCTTATATGATGAAGAATTTATCTTTGCCATGAACGCAGGCAACACCAGAGGAAATATTAAGATAGGTTTGAACGTAGGAATTGTTCTGAAGCAAGATCAGGGCAGCGGAAAAATCACAAATGGTGTTGTGAAAAGGATCTTAACCAATTCCTCATTTCATCCACATGGGATAAAGGTGCAACTGCAAGACGGCCATGTCGGAAGAGTGAAGGAGATATATGCTTCAGACGCTACTTCAGGTGCAAGATGAGCCTGTGTGACCAAAAAACCTATTACTGACTCCTTTTCTCTTTCTGGATGGGTGATGATGCAAGGGGAAATCTATCAAGAACTGCCTGAAACTGACAAAATGCCAGTGCTCTTCATAGGGCATGGTTCGCTCTTAAATATAGTTTTAAATAACAGCTATACAGAAAGCCTGGTGCGTCTTGGGAAGGAGCTGCCGAAGCCTAAGGCCATAATGGTGGTTTCCGCACACTGGCTAACAAATGGGACATATGTCACATGCAATGAAAATCCAAGATTGATTTACGACTTCTATGGTTTTCCTCGTGAGTTGTATCAGGTCAAATACCCAAGTTCGGGCTCACCTGAAGTTGCAGAATTCACAAGTGAACTTGTACGTAGTGTACAGGTTAAATGTAACAATGACTGGGGTTTAGACCATGCTTCATGGGCTGTTTTAAAACACATGTACCCGCAAGCTGACATCCCTATTTTTGAGATGAGCCTCGATTACTCATTTAACGAATGGAATTCTAAAACGGTCAAGTATCATTATGATTTGGCATCAGAGCTTGGAAAATTGCGCAGAAAGGGTGTTCTGATCATTGGAAGCGGCAATATAGTGCACAATCTGGGAATGATTGATTTCAGTAATATCGATGCCAAACCTTTTGACTGGGCTGTTGAATTTGATGAAAAAGTAAAATCTAATATGCTTTCGGGAAATCACAGAAACCTTATTGATTACCGGAACATGGGACGAACAGCACCTTT encodes:
- a CDS encoding YwbE family protein, which codes for MNAGNTRGNIKIGLNVGIVLKQDQGSGKITNGVVKRILTNSSFHPHGIKVQLQDGHVGRVKEIYASDATSGAR
- a CDS encoding CxxC-x17-CxxC domain-containing protein; protein product: MRFDSRGGSGRSGGSGGFRPSGPREMHKATCSDCKQETEVPFVPSGDRPVYCRECYQKHRPARY
- the ygiD gene encoding 4,5-DOPA dioxygenase extradiol, producing MTKKPITDSFSLSGWVMMQGEIYQELPETDKMPVLFIGHGSLLNIVLNNSYTESLVRLGKELPKPKAIMVVSAHWLTNGTYVTCNENPRLIYDFYGFPRELYQVKYPSSGSPEVAEFTSELVRSVQVKCNNDWGLDHASWAVLKHMYPQADIPIFEMSLDYSFNEWNSKTVKYHYDLASELGKLRRKGVLIIGSGNIVHNLGMIDFSNIDAKPFDWAVEFDEKVKSNMLSGNHRNLIDYRNMGRTAPFAVPTLDHYLPMIYAIALQETDDPLEFVHEGFQYGSISMRSFRIG